The Levilactobacillus namurensis genomic interval TAAAGCGGGGCGGTGCGGACCAAGTGGTCTTCCCAGAACGGGACATGGGTCACGGCATTGCCCGAAAGCTGTTATCGAACCATATCTTGAACTTCATTGACCTAAGTGAAGATTACACCTTAGCCGAAGTGGTGATTACGGATCCGACGTTTGTCGATCAGGATCTCGTGAAGCTCAACTTACGGCAGCGGTTTGACTTGAACGTGATTGCCATTCAGCGGGGCAACGACGTCGATATCTCACCGCAGCCCACGGCGGTCGTTCGGTTGCACGATGTGTTAACGGTGGTGGGACCGGTCAAGAGCGTGGAAGCGTTGGATGAGGCCTTGAAAAAGTAAAGCAAGCTTGAAGCGATGACTGGAATCGACCGGTCATCGCTTTTTTTAGGGACCATCCATTGACAAGTGGGCTGAATAAAATTAAAATGTGTTAATCAATCTAATCTTATTCTCATTTTAGTTTTTTAGAAAGGAGGGACCAAGATGCACCAATCGTGGCACCTGTTTGTGAAGAAACCCGTTCAAACGGACCTTTATCGGAAGACGGGGTTGGCCAAGACCCTGACGGCGTTTAGCCTGACGACCATGGGAATCGGCGCCATTGTGGGGTCAGGTATCTTTATCACCCCGGGACTGATTGCGGCTAAGTATGCGGGACCCGGCGTCATGTTTTCCTTCATGATTGCGGTCGTGGTCTGCGCGTTGGCGGCACTATGTTACTCAGAGTTTTCCTCGACCATTCCGTTGGCCGGGAGTGCTTATACTTACGTGTACGCCGTCTTCGGTGAGTTTGCCGCCTGGTTACTGGGATGGGCGTTGATTTCGGAATATTTATTCGCGGTCTCGTCGGTCGCGGTGAGTTGGTCGTCGTACTTTCAGAACCTCTTACGCGGTTTCGGCGTGACCCTGCCGTCTTTTTGGCGGGCAGCGGCCGGCACGGCGGGCGTTCGAGGAGGGGGCGTCGACATCATCGCGTTAGGCATTACGCTGATT includes:
- a CDS encoding TrkA family potassium uptake protein, encoding MKKNFAVLGLGRFGEAVVRTLANMQQDVLAVDCREDRVNELMDVATQTLIADTRDEEVLRRLNIDTFDYVIVGIGNNMEASILTTLLAKEQGAKKVIAKAETSDHGRVLKRGGADQVVFPERDMGHGIARKLLSNHILNFIDLSEDYTLAEVVITDPTFVDQDLVKLNLRQRFDLNVIAIQRGNDVDISPQPTAVVRLHDVLTVVGPVKSVEALDEALKK